One window of Mesorhizobium sp. WSM4904 genomic DNA carries:
- the sctV gene encoding type III secretion system export apparatus subunit SctV — protein MTASERLLQFLARLSRRSDLVIAVLMLVAVVMMLIPLPTFLVDFLITANIAISVLILLASFYVSHPLQFSSLPSVILIATLFRLAITITTTRLILLQADAGEIITAFGTFVVGGSIAVGLVIFLIITVAQFIVVARGAERVAEVAARFTLDALPGKQMSIDAELRNGDIDQAEARRLRQQLERESQLFGAMDGAMKFVKGDVIAGIVIILVNLVGGFAVGTLQHDMSLGDAAATYSLLTVGDGLVAQIPALLVAIAAGTMVTRVGSADGTGDLGRQITSQLLRDSRALALAAVIMVGLAMVPGFPSIVFLVLGACFGAGAYAINRRSAQDSEPQDVSQIAVQEQRSGSASLSAISSGTLPASYRIVVRFGAELAETIPESEFAVFADGVRREVFGDLGVDVPAIGMQADEMLSPRSIRIDLEGAPILDAEIPAGRVLVEADATHLDLLELTYEKAASIAGQRKFVWVDDSHISTLKEAGFIFSTPVETAARWTGNALRLYAGHFVGIQETRRLLSDMEPDYADLVRQAQEIVPLQKIAEVLRRLVGENVPIRNLRLILEALIEWGQREQDVVLLTEYVRTSLKRQISFRSADRNNIIAAYVLQRSAEDILRNAVQSTSSGTFLNLSDDDAQALVSEIERALSHNSTDASPVVLAAMDVRRHMRSLLAHNAIELPVLSFQELAQEFNVQPLATITGRGGRAGARAQALPSAQAKVAQETVS, from the coding sequence ATGACCGCGTCGGAGCGACTTCTGCAATTCCTTGCCAGACTGTCACGCCGCAGCGACCTGGTCATCGCCGTCCTGATGCTCGTCGCCGTAGTGATGATGCTCATCCCATTGCCGACGTTTCTCGTCGACTTTCTCATCACCGCGAACATCGCCATCAGCGTGCTTATCCTGCTGGCGTCGTTTTATGTTTCTCATCCGCTGCAATTCTCATCGCTGCCGTCTGTCATCCTCATAGCCACCTTGTTCCGGCTGGCGATCACGATCACGACCACGCGACTGATCCTGCTGCAGGCCGACGCCGGGGAGATCATTACCGCCTTCGGCACCTTTGTCGTCGGCGGCAGCATCGCGGTCGGCCTAGTTATCTTCCTGATCATCACCGTCGCGCAGTTCATCGTGGTTGCGCGGGGCGCCGAACGCGTCGCCGAGGTAGCCGCGCGCTTCACGCTCGATGCGCTTCCGGGCAAGCAGATGAGCATTGACGCCGAGTTGCGCAACGGCGATATCGATCAGGCTGAGGCACGCCGCCTGCGCCAGCAGCTGGAGCGCGAGAGTCAGCTGTTCGGCGCGATGGACGGCGCCATGAAATTCGTTAAGGGCGACGTCATCGCCGGTATCGTCATCATTCTGGTCAATCTGGTCGGCGGTTTCGCCGTCGGCACGCTGCAGCACGACATGTCGTTGGGAGACGCGGCCGCGACCTATTCGCTGCTCACCGTGGGTGACGGGTTGGTCGCGCAGATACCGGCGCTGCTCGTCGCGATCGCCGCCGGCACGATGGTGACGCGCGTCGGCAGTGCCGACGGAACAGGCGACCTTGGCCGGCAGATCACCAGCCAGCTTCTGCGGGACTCGCGTGCGCTTGCCCTCGCAGCAGTGATCATGGTTGGCCTTGCCATGGTGCCGGGTTTTCCGTCCATCGTATTCCTGGTCCTTGGCGCCTGCTTCGGCGCGGGCGCCTATGCAATCAATCGCCGCAGCGCTCAGGACTCCGAGCCTCAGGACGTCAGCCAGATCGCGGTGCAGGAACAACGCAGTGGTTCCGCTTCGCTATCGGCAATCTCCAGCGGAACGCTGCCTGCTTCCTACCGCATCGTCGTACGCTTCGGGGCTGAACTCGCGGAGACGATTCCCGAGTCCGAATTCGCCGTGTTCGCCGACGGCGTGCGCCGCGAAGTCTTCGGCGATCTCGGTGTCGACGTTCCGGCCATCGGCATGCAGGCCGACGAGATGCTCTCCCCGCGAAGCATCCGCATCGACCTGGAAGGCGCGCCCATACTGGATGCCGAAATTCCCGCCGGCCGTGTTCTCGTCGAAGCCGATGCAACGCATCTGGATCTACTTGAGCTGACTTACGAAAAAGCCGCATCGATCGCCGGTCAGCGCAAATTCGTGTGGGTCGATGACAGCCACATTTCGACGCTGAAAGAGGCCGGTTTCATTTTCTCCACACCCGTCGAAACGGCGGCCAGATGGACCGGAAATGCACTTCGGCTTTATGCAGGACATTTCGTCGGGATTCAGGAGACGCGCAGGCTCCTGTCGGACATGGAGCCGGACTATGCGGATCTTGTCCGGCAGGCGCAGGAGATCGTGCCGCTGCAGAAAATTGCGGAAGTGCTTCGCCGGCTCGTCGGCGAAAACGTGCCGATCCGCAATCTGCGCCTGATCCTTGAAGCGCTGATCGAATGGGGCCAACGAGAACAGGACGTCGTCCTGTTAACGGAGTATGTCCGCACATCCCTGAAGCGCCAGATCAGCTTCCGTTCCGCCGACCGCAACAACATCATCGCGGCCTATGTGCTGCAGCGTTCAGCCGAGGATATCCTGCGGAACGCGGTGCAAAGCACATCGTCAGGCACATTCCTGAACCTCTCGGACGACGATGCGCAGGCCTTGGTGAGCGAAATCGAGCGGGCCCTGTCGCACAACTCCACCGACGCCTCGCCGGTCGTGCTTGCCGCGATGGACGTGCGCCGTCACATGCGCAGCCTGCTCGCGCACAATGCGATCGAGCTTCCGGTCCTGTCCTTCCAGGAACTTGCGCAGGAATTCAACGTCCAGCCGCTGGCGACGATCACCGGCCGTGGCGGAAGAGCCGGCGCGCGCGCCCAGGCGCTGCCGTCGGCTCAGGCGAAAGTCGCGCAGGAGACAGTCTCATGA